A single region of the Mycobacterium avium subsp. avium genome encodes:
- a CDS encoding DUF2563 family protein — MFVDTDLLHSGGNQSHRAGGHARDGADQLAGGTVASGMFGDFAAADPFHSAVAVAHEQHVNNLQAHSETLTGVGTKAHHAANSFTNMDEQNATEMRALRPSSSPSPSNA, encoded by the coding sequence ATGTTCGTCGACACCGACCTTTTGCACTCCGGAGGAAACCAGTCCCATCGCGCGGGCGGTCACGCCCGGGATGGGGCCGATCAACTGGCGGGCGGGACCGTAGCGTCCGGGATGTTCGGTGACTTTGCCGCCGCCGACCCATTCCATAGCGCCGTCGCGGTCGCGCACGAACAACACGTCAACAACCTGCAGGCACACAGCGAGACGCTGACCGGTGTTGGCACCAAGGCGCACCACGCGGCCAACAGTTTCACCAACATGGATGAGCAGAACGCGACCGAAATGCGCGCGCTGCGACCCAGTTCCAGCCCGTCGCCATCGAACGCTTGA